GTGGAATGAAAGTTTTGATGATGTAGAAGTACAATGTTTCAGACAACAGGTTGGACCCACAAGAAGACTGCCTCAAAGTACCTCTGTTTTGGACTATTTTCTTGTATTGTTTACACCAGCCCTTCTTGAAACTATCACTGACAATACCAACAGGTATGCGATTGAAACTGATCTCGACCATGAAGAAATGCGGGGGGATTTTGCACCTACCTTCGTAGCTGAAATGAGAGCATTGCTGGGTGTGGTCATTTTGATGAGGATCATCAAACACCCGAACGTTTCGCTGTATTGGTCAAAGGATGAACAGTTTTATGAGCCAGCCATAGCGAAAGTTTTTTCTTGACGACAGATTTCTTGAGttgttaaaatattttcatgaGTCGGATCCAAGAACACCGCCATGCTTCCAGTGTCTGTCTTGTTCTAAAACCATAGAAGCATTTTCAAAGACTGTCAATAGCGCGATTGTGTGAGCAGGCATGATTTTGCTATCTTTAAGCCTTTAACTGCTGTTagtgttcttttttttactgGTGTTAAATGGTGTGCTCGTTTCACCAATGTAGTATCACTAACAATTGGCACATGGAATTGTGGACACAACATTATTTTTTCTGTGAATCCTGCGAAGGTCAAGACTTTGGGGCCAGGAACTGTTGTTGTAGGGTGACCAGTGGTTTATTTATAACTGTAACGTCATGTTTTTTGGGGATGCGTGTCAAAGATTCGGTTACACCTTTGATGTAAGGAAGAGAAGCGAAGGACTTCCGGGCTCAGTTGATTCAACCATCTTGAAAAATATTCCAACAAGTTGTTTTGGGGAtacagtagtagtagtggtagtagacACTGTCTTCAACAGGATGACGGCATCACTCAAAATACTCTGAAAAGGGCTCGAAAGTTGAAGTAGTCACCTCTGTAAATACAATTCAAAAGGTTGTGAACAGCTGACATAATCTTTCCACCAATGGCCTTGAATGCTGTGTGACAGCATAGAaatacaactactactactaccacttcTACTATAATAATACTCCTAATACTATTACAACAACTACTACGAAGTACTCTAATAATAATGTTTCTTATTAAtaagagcaacaacaacaacagtaataataataataataataataatatctttgGGATCTAGACGTCGTGACATGGAAATCAAACATTGTAACAAAGAACCCTGTGAGATCACATTATGtcataatagacctttttagcttgtacgttttgttttcccatttcagaccaagTGATGTTCttaagggaattttcctttcctGTTCCCTAGAATAACATCgcatggtctgaaatggggaaaaaaaaaggtacaagcTTAAAAGGTCTAAAACGCTGTGCAGAAGGAGGTGGAAAAGGTCAACAACTATTTTGAGGTTAAGGTGAAGGACACAGGTGTTAACCTCTATCCAAGGTTAAAATCATaccaatagtaataattattattgtaatcagAGGATTCGGCTCAGTTCTAGTGGTTGTGTCTTAAGGTCAAGTGGGCATCGACTGCAACGTCATTGTTCTCCAGAAATCTACTTTGCTGGGAACAGGACACATCCTAAAGGAAAATGATTGCTGCACGCGAGGTTCTTGTAGTGACTTGACAGTTAGTACAAATACTGGAAATCCAGTATTACCGTGTGAAAGATCGAATTCTTGGATGTATTGTGGCTTGCCCAAGTGGCTTTTTTTTTACAGGTGCTGGGCACCAATGTTGGGCTTTGTTTTTGTGATATCTTGCTCTATAGTTACTTGTAATGATTatgtcaacaaaattaatacCCATAGTAACTGTGACGACAAACTTCATGTAGTGCTGTAAACTATCATTGAGAATTTTCTGTAACACCTCACATGATCTGCAGTTAAACTCATCGCCAATGGACGAGCTTGGAGATGGTGCCTGCCAAAGTGGGCGGCGATTCCGGGGCGAGCAACGAGGCTTGAGCCACAGGCCATGAGCAGAGCACACAGGCCTCCACGGCAACTCTGCGAGCGGCCACCACCCACCAGGCACCGTCACACTGACCAAGTCAGTGGAGATACTTACCAACCCTATACTTACCGAATCCACCAATGAgggagggaagggaaggggAAAAAAGCGGAACAACCGAACGCTTGCTGCTTGAAACAAACAGCACCTCACACAGCAGAAACGACCAGCACGTGCGATTCGAGAAACCCCGTATGTCATCTCAATGCGCATGATTCCCTGACCACGGCTGACCAGCATTGGCTTGATTttaacttagcctaaattacatttagccacatttaaagGACTTTCAAATACATAAATTAGCTCATTCAAATTGCAAATAATGGTCTTTTTTATTTATAGTGGTTAGCTGATGAAGAGCATAGCTACAGTTATAGGGCTGATTTGAGTCAAATGCTTGTTTGTGCAGCAAGCTGAAGTTGATTGTCATATTGAAAACTGTTTTCCCCCCATCCTTGTTTCAATGCGGCATTATTTTGACAACCAACACAACTGCTGCGTACCTCCAAATTTGGAATTGCATTTCATAGTGATTGGGtcttaagtacatgtaattatctTAATGGCTTTGCAGGAAGCGTAGGCAGCGCAGCAGCAGTGGAAGCAGAAGCCGTTCAAAAAGTCCAAATCGAGAAGGTTAGTTTCAGTTAACCTCTGTTATGCTAGTCAGTCACTGCTGGTAATTTTTTGTTAGGGTACCATTTCAGTATATTGttaagaattttcttttttattaccACGTTTCTGTTTTTTCTCTGCTGTCAATCGTTGTAGCAAAATGGGTTACATATAGTGGTTTACATTCAGCTGTGATTGGCTGGCTGATTTCAGTGCactctgttttgtttttgaactgccTAATGAGATACTGGTAGCCCCAATTACATCTGCGTTGCTTACTTAGGAATTATTTTGCTGCTGTTTCAATGCAGATGTACAGGAAAACAATACGAGCAGGGTATTGcttgctataattattattgatattgtGCAAAACTGATTTTGGTTAGAACTAAGTTTTAAGTTTATAGTCTGCTGTAAGGGCCAAGAAGTCAACCCTGGTTGATCATTTTCTACTTAGTTTGCCATTTTACCTAATAACAGATTTCAAAATGTTACCATAACCCTTCAAAAAGATGCTTTTGGATTAAAATTGCCATTTAAGTGCATTATGTTAAAGGCTGCGACTCTAGTGCCATTTGAGTGAAGCTCTGACACACATGCTCTCACATGCAGTCCAGTAATCTACAGTTATGCCTAAGCTTATTGTAGGTACATTGTATCTATCTTGCAGTACTGGTCGCAGAGCCTCCAGAAATGAAAAGCGCAACGAAAGTCGCAGTCCAAGCCCTGCAAGACAACGAAGAAATGAGACTGAGGCAAAGGAAGGCAGTGCAAGCCCAGCGGATCAACATTTGGAAAGGTTTGTGTCTTTATTGGCGCACTGTTTATCAGACTAAAATTGTTTTTCATGATTAGTACGCTAATTTGTGTCTCAGCAACGTGTCACGTGTTTGGATTATGCATGATTATACTTCAATAAAGAGAAGTTGGGCCAAGGGTAGAAATTTCTTCAGGGCGTATGAACCTTTAAGCATACAGTATCTGGGAATTAGACCCATCActgatgaatgaatgaaggtCTTGTCCATATCAGGACCTCCTGTTGGTGGTACATTGTATGTTCGCTGTAGGTAGGTAACACATTGCGTGGAATTTGTATGCAGATCATACCAATGAAGCTTTTTCAGTGTTGAACAACTTTGCccttaaacctttttttttttttttttgcagaaggGAATTGAAACCTGCAGAAGATATAACACCAGAAGAAAGGGATGCTCGAACAGCATTCTGCATGCAGCTTGCCAGGAATATCAGACCAAGAGACTTGGAGGAATTCTTTTCAAAAGTGGGACAGGTGAGTCATCAATGTAATGTCCAGTTGGTAAACATTTTTCAATGCAAGGTTCCTGTAAAGAATCTGTGGGTctattattttgctttttttaggtAGCAGATGTGCGAATCATATCAGATCGCAATTCAAGACGTTCTAAAGGAATTGCGTACGTTGAGTTCACAGACAGATCTGCTGTTCCTTTGGTAAGTGTTGCTTTTTCCTTGGACAACAACAGTTTACAGtttctcacaatttcaatgcaTGTTTATTTTGAGGgcttgaaatttttgaaaaatccaTTATAACATTGAAAATGTACCCAGCTCATTGCATGTTAAATTGCCTCAATCAAACGTTGAAGAAAACTGTCTAGATGTCCAGAAATAGAAACTACATAACCCAGGTTATGTTTCTATtctatttttttaacaaattatgTGTTGAATGTCAttgtttgcctctggttttaTAGGCAATTAATTTGTCTGGTCATAAGCTTTTGGGTGCTCCAATTATGGTAATGCCCACCCAAGCTGAAAAGAACAGAGCGGCTGCAGAGGCTGAAAGACTAAAGAATCCTCCTGGGCCTACAAGACTGTATGTAGGGTCACTGCATTTCAACATCAAGAGCAAATGATCAAGGCGATATTTGAACCATTTGGGACTGTGGGAAAGTGTGCAACTGATATATGGCCTCTGAAACTGGAAGATCGAAAGGCTCTGGCTTTCCTTCAAGGTCAAAGAGGCAGAAGCTAGTCTCGCCAAGCCATGGATCAGATGAAATGGGTTGAACTGGCAGGTAGGACCCATGAAGGGTGGCCCAGTAACCGATGAGAGGGAGATTCGTCTTCATATTCATTTCTAGATGATGAGGAGTATGAGAAAGGTGGGGTGGGAGTTTGAACTCGACAGCCAGGGCTGCTCTTCATGGCCAAGTTGTCCCAGGGACATTCAGCAGGTTTGTTGATGTGTTGGAGGTTATTTAATTCAGATCCTACCTGTTATTCCAGACAATAATTGAATGTTGGATTGTTtccgtgttttttttatttttaacgaAATTGTGGACTTGCCTGAAAAACAAGAACCTAGGCAACAGGGGCTGAAAATACCGGCCGGTCAACGGCACAATGTCCGGTCTAATTGAAGCTTTGACCGGTCAAACGGTTGACTTGCCGGTCATAGTTGACCGGTCAAAATTGAATATACTAATAATTTAAATATAAAACAATCCGTGTTATTCACTTATTTACTATAAAATATGCCTCAATATGCGTGATTCCCTGATTCCAGAAATGTTGAGCTCCAatgattggcaatttttttttttactattgtttacatttttacaaTGAAAcgtattaaaaaataaaagcagaCATCTGGCCATCGCACCGGCTTATCAAGCTCCTGGTCTTTCTCTGCGTCTTTCGTAATTGTCAAATTGCTCATTTCATTCTGCCCTCAATTTAGCCCCAAAATTTAGACTAACATTAAGTCTAATCAAAGGAATATAAGAAAAACAATCTTCTACTTATGAATGTTTATAAGTGTTTTATTTGCAGAGTCCATTTCactgtttcttttctttcctagAGTGGCCGTGATACGCACAACAACCACTATTGTTTTTAAACAGCAAACGAGACTTACACTCGGTCatcaaatttatttaaatgcatgCAAACAATTGTTGGCATAGATTACATTGTAGCTAGTGTCCAGCACTTTGGACAGTCTCAacgttaat
The Montipora capricornis isolate CH-2021 chromosome 10, ASM3666992v2, whole genome shotgun sequence genome window above contains:
- the LOC138022446 gene encoding RNA-binding protein 39-like, with the protein product MPKLIVGTLYLSCSTGRRASRNEKRNESRSPSPARQRRNETEAKEGSASPADQHLERRELKPAEDITPEERDARTAFCMQLARNIRPRDLEEFFSKVGQVADVRIISDRNSRRSKGIAYVEFTDRSAVPLAINLSGHKLLGAPIMVMPTQAEKNRAAAEAERLKNPPGPTRLYVGSLHFNIKSK